A segment of the Kineosporia corallincola genome:
GCACCAGCAGGTCGGCCCACGACACCTTCTGGCCGTACTTCTGCTTGACCGGCCACAGCAGGCGGCGGGCCTTGTCCAGGTTGGCGTTGTCGGGCCAGCTGTTCAGCGGGGCGAAGCGCTGCCCGCCGTCACCGGCGCCACCCCGGCCGTCCTCGATCCGGTAGGTGCCGGCGGCGTGCCAGCTCATCCGGATCATCAGGCCGCCGTAGTGCCCGAAGTCGGCCGGCCACCAGTCCTGCGAGCTGGTGAGCACCTCGGCGATGTCGGCCTTGAGGGCCTCCACGTCGAGCTTCGCGAACTCCTCGGCGTAGTCGAAGTCCTCGCCCAGCGGGTTGCCCTTGGACGAGTGGGCGTGCAGGACCGACAGGTCGAGCTGGTTGGGCCACCAGTCCCGGTTGGTGCGCGGTGCGCCACCGGTCTTCGGCTCCGGCGGCTTGATCGCCGGGTTCTCGCTCTCGCTGCCCTGGGCCGTGACCGAGTCGTGCGCGACCGGGCAACCGCCCGCGTTCTGGGTGTCGCTCATCTGATTCCTTCCGGACTGGCCATTCATGGACGTGTGCTCGCGGTCGCGCAGTCGGGGCAGGTGCCCCAGTAGACGACCTCCGCCTCGTCGACCACGAAGCCGTGGTTGTTCGAGGCGGTAAGACAGGGGGCGTGGCCGACCGCGCACTCCACGTCGGCGATCGCGCCGCAGGAGCGGCACACGACGTGGTGGTGGTTGTCGCCCACGCGGGACTCGTACCGGGCCGTGGCACCCATGGGCTGGATGCGCCGGACCAGGCCGGAGTCGGTGAGGGCCCGCAGCACGTCGTACACCGCCTGGTGGGACACCGCGGGCAGTTCCGCCCGGACCAGCCCGATCACCGTGTCGGTGTCGATGTGCGGGTGGTCGTGCAGGGCGGTGAGCACGGCGAGCCGGGGCCGCGTCACGCGCAACGAGACCGAGCGCAGCTGGGCCTCGAAGTCGGACGTCATGCGAAGAACATAGGCCCTACTTTTGAGCAGTTCAAGTTTACGCAAGGGTAAATCCGATGACCCATGGTGCATGCTCCGGTGCGCCGGGTGCTCGCGACGAAACCCGATCGGCCCCTTGGGGTGACCACCCGATCTGCGTCGGGCCCCGTCCGGTCTCCGTCGAACTTCCGCCGGGTCCCTGCCGGCCTTTCCGGGGCCCTCATCGAGCCCCTGCCGGGTCTCTGCGGGAGGGCGCCCGTGGATGCTGGCCCGCGGGCACTCACCGTGTCCGGAGCCGTCGTCCGGGTGACCGCCAGGTGCCCTCGGCCGGCGAAAGTGCCCCAGTGATGCGGCATTAGCGCACGGGTGTATCTTGATCACAGCGGTTCGAGGGGCGGTGCCGGCACGGTCGCAGACCGGTCTACCGTGGCACGTCCCGTCGCGGCGTTCTCCCGGGCTGAGGCAGCTGGTCTGTGAACGTCGTTGTGCCGCAAGACAGTTCGCATTCCATTGCGGTTCTGCTCGGGGAGGGCAAGTCGACGTGCGCGCGCGTGTGATCTCGGCGCTGGCAATTCCACTGGCTGCTGTGGCGGTCCTGGCCGGCTGCGGTTCGGTGCCGCAGAACGGGACTCAGACCATGGCCTATGTCCGCACCGCCTATGCCGAGGCGGACGGCGGGGTCCGGGTGTCGCTACCGGTCTCGCTGCCGTCCGGCTACCGCCTCGACCGGATCTGGTCGGTGGCCAACGTCTACGACGAACGGGGGAAGGCGTCGTCCATCGCCCGCAGCGCCGAGTTCGCCGGACCGGACGGCACGGTGCGGGTGTGCACCGAGGTCGTCGAGGTGCCCGGTGACCTGTGCCCGCAGGACGACACCGCGGTCACGCACGACGACGACGGGCTGCGCCGCACGGTGACGGTCGAGCCGTCCACGAAGAAGACCCGGGCCACCGCCGCGTCGGTCTGGGGCGGCGACGTCACCTGGTCGGCCACCCCGGACGACTGGACCTGGCTCTCGTAATCCCTTTTCCGGCAGGCGTGTGCCGAATCACCCCGGGCCCGTGACCATCCGGTCACGGGCCCGTCGCCGTTGTGGCTGAGCGTGAATACTCCGGTCGGTAGTCGGCCGCGTCCTGCCGGTAACTGGGTATCGGCTAAGAGGTTTCGGAACAGGGGGAATCCCGCTAGGTCAAAGCGGTGACGATGTGGGAGTGTTCGCCTGGGGACGCCGCGGAGAGGATCGCCGCGCGTCAGAAAGTTTCGGGAGGGGAACCCAACGTGCGTGCTCGCGCGCTCAGAGCGCTCGCGATCGTAGCCGCCGTCGTCGCAACCACTGTCGGGTGCGGATCGTTCGACCAGAGTGAGTCGGCGAGACAACAGGCGCTCGTCGACGACGGATACGCCCAGGCCCGTGGCGGCGTGAAACTCGCGCTGCCGGTGGCCGTGCCGGAGGGCTACCGGCTCACCCGGTTCTGGTCCGTCGCGAACGTGTATACCGAGCGCGGCAAACCGGAGTCCATCGCCCGCAGCGCCGAGTTCAGCGGCCCCGGCGGGCCGGTGCGGGTCTGCGAGGAAGTCGCGAAGATCCCGGGCGACCTGTGCCCGAGGTCGAACATCGGGATCACCGAGAAGAAGGACGGCCTGGTGCGTACCGTCTCGATGGAGACCACGCCGCAGGACGACCCGCGCGCGGTGTGGGGCGAGGTCGGTTACTCGTCCGCCCTGGCCGACTGGTCGTGGCTGTCGCCGCCCGCGTGAGCGGCACGTTCGATCTCACCGTCCGCCTCACCCCGCCGGACGCGGAGCCGGCCGGCGCGGTGGTGCGCGCCGGCGCGGCCACCCTGGCCGGGATGCACGTCATGCAACTGCCGCTGTCGATCAGCTCGTACGTCGTCGACGCCAACGAACTGCTCGTGCGGCTCACGCTCTTCGACCCGCACCGCTCCGCCACCGAGTTACGGCTGCTCGCCGAGAGCACCGGCGCCGGCCTGGTCGAGCACGCCCCGGAGCTGTCGGGGTGGGGTTTCGAGGTCGAGGTCACCGACGGCGCGGCGTCAACGGTGGACGACGAGGAGCCCGGGACGGGCCCTTTCGCCGTCCATGACGCGTGGCCCCTGGACGGGATCGGCGAACGCCGCACCGAGGTGCTGGCCTCGGCGGGCCTGCTGCGCGGGCTCGCCCGGGAGGAACTCGGCGGCGGCACCGGTGACGACGGGGCCGAGGCGCTCGCCGGATGCCTGGTCAGTGCCGCCGGCCTGATGCTCGACCACCTGTTCGACGACCTGCACCGGCTGGAGAGCGCCCAGGCCGAGGACTCCCCGGACGGTTCCACGGACGGCTCCCCGGCCCTCCGGCCCGACCTCGGCTCCGTGCCGCAGCTGGCCGCCCTGCCCCGGCGCTACCGGCAGCGGTTCACACCCGCCTTCGTGCGGGCCTTCATCGTGGCGTTCACCGGCGTCACCGCCCGGCTGGCCGGCACCTGGACCCCGCTCGACTGCCTGGCCCAGGAACTGGCCGTTTACCGGCTGTTCGACGAGGTCGAGGACCTCGCCGACGACCTGCTGCTGGAGTTGCCCGGTCAGTGGCGCGACCGGCTGTCGGCCCGGCTGATCGCCGAGGACGACCTGGCCCTGCTCTACGACCCGGCGAAGGACCACGCCGCCGAACGTGCCTTCCCCCTGCCCCGCGGCACCGCACCGCTGGCCTTCGACGCCTGGTTCACCCCGTTCACCACCGGGTCGCCGTCGTACGTGGTGCCCCCGTGACCGGGCCGGGCGCGCGTCGTCCACCAGTTGACCGTCGGACCGGATATCGGTGGGCGGCGGCGCGGTGCAGGAGGATCGGGGCATGGGTGCGCACGTCTGGATCTCCGGGTGGCAGCAGCAGCGCTGCGGTGACGACTTCCGGGTCGGCTCGCAGGTGACCTGAGAGGTGGCGACCGGCGCCGCCCGCACCCGCACCGTGCCGGAGTGCGACGCGTGGGAACCCGAGCGCCGCGCCGAGAGCGAGGGACGCCGGTTCGAGGGCTGGGTGGTCGAGCTGGAGCAGGCCGGATACCTGGCCGGCGGCCGGAAGCCGGCCGCTCCCCGGCCGCGGGGGAATAAGCGGCGTCGCTCCTGACCGGCCGGTGGAATCGCCGGGTTCGGGGAGTTGTGGTTGCGTTCCGCGAGAACACCCACGGGACGATCTTTCCCGGCCACCTCGGACAGCGGCAGGACACCGGTAGCAGATGCAATTCGACAGCGAGTCCGCGGAAGCGGAGTTCATGTACCAGTACGCCCTGGCCGCCCCGGAGACGCTCGGCGTGAGCGCCCGGCGGCTCGCCGGCGGCGTGGTGATGCACATGCGGAACGACCCGATGTCGTACTGGAGCAAGGCCCTGGGGTTCGACCAGGACGTCACCCCCGGTCTGCTCGACGAGATCCTCGGCTTCTACGCCGGGTGCGGCGCCACCTCGGCCGTGCTCCAGTTCACCCCCGGGCTGCTGCCGGGCGGGTTCGCCGCCGAGGCCGCCGCCCGCGGCATCACCGCCGGAACGACCTGGGCCAAACTGGGCTGTGAGGTGAGCGAGGTGCTGCCCGCCGGCAGCACCGGCCTGCGGGTCGGCCGGGTCGCGCCGGAGCAGGCCGGTGAGTGGGGCGAGACGGTGCTGCGGGCCTTCGGGGTGCCCGGCACCCCGCTGTCGCAGATGGTGGCGGGTGCCGTGTCGGCCCCCGGCTTCCAGGCCTTCGCCGCCTGGGACGGTGACGTGATGGTCGCCGGTGGTGGGCTGCTCGTGCACGGCGAGGTCGGGTCGCTGCACACCGGCGCCACCCTGCCGGAGCACCGCGGGCGCGGCGCGCAGTCGGCGCTGATCGCCGCCCGGGCCGAGGCCGCGCGCCGGGCCGGGTGCCGCTGGCTCACCTCCGAGACCGGCGTGCCCGAGCCCGGCCGCGGCAACAGCTCGCTGAACAACCTGCGCCGGGCCGGGCTGCGGGTGCTGTACGAACGGCCGAACTGGCGCTGGAACGCCTGAGACCGTCTCGGCCCGCGGGGCCACGCGCTGCCGGCCGGCCACGGGGACGATGACGGGGACGGCACGACCCGATCGGGCGCCGCGGGATCCGCCGCCGTGCCGTGATCGTGGCGATACGCTCGGTGCATGCGGTTTCGGGGGAACGTCCGGGAGACACGCACACAGGCCCTGGTCAGGGGGTCGGTCGGGACACCGCTGCCGCGCACCAGCGGCTCGCCCGGGAACTGTGCAGGCTCCGGGCGGCGTCGAGCAAGAGCCTGAAGGAGCTCGAACCCGAGCTGCACGTCAGTGACTCGTCGCTGTCCCGCTACCTGTCCGGCCGGGCGGTGCCGCCCTGGACGGTGGTGGCCCGGCTGGCCCGCCTCGTCGGCCGCGAGCCCGGCGGGTCGTGCGACGGTTTCCCCACGCTCGAAGCCGCGGGACAGACTCCGGTGCAAGGGGTTACGCCGGCCCGGCCGCAGGGAGACGACCACGAGCCCACGGTGACCCTGGTGACCGGTGCCGTGGACGGGCGTCCCTCGATCTGGGCCGAGATCACCGGGGCCCAGGCCGGCGACCGGGTGTGGATCGACTGGTCCGACACCGAGGGGGTCTCACACACCCGGTGCGGGCCGTTCGGGGTGACGCCGCCCGACGGGGTGTCCCGGGCGGCGGAAGTGGTGGCCGGCCGGTGGTTCCGGGCCTGCGGCGACACCCCGAGGGCGGTTGCGGGCAGTCCCCGCAACGCCTGCACGGACTGGGACCCGGTGGTCAGCCGACGGTCGCCTCCAGGGTGACCGGCACGTTGCCGCGGGTGGCGTTGGAGTAGGGGCACACCTGGTGCGCGGCCTCGACCAGCTCGTCCGCGGTGGCCTGGTCCAGGCCGCCGAGCTCGACGTGCAGCGACACCTCCAGGGCGAAACCGCCGGCGTCGTTCGGGCCGATGCCGACCTCGGCGGTGACGGCGCTGTCGACGAGCTGGATCTTCTTCTTGCCGGCCACCAGCTTCAGCGCGCTGTGGAAGCAGGCCGCGTAACCGGCCGCGAACAGCTGCTCCGGGTTGGTCGCGCCGCCGGCCCCGC
Coding sequences within it:
- a CDS encoding Fur family transcriptional regulator, which codes for MTSDFEAQLRSVSLRVTRPRLAVLTALHDHPHIDTDTVIGLVRAELPAVSHQAVYDVLRALTDSGLVRRIQPMGATARYESRVGDNHHHVVCRSCGAIADVECAVGHAPCLTASNNHGFVVDEAEVVYWGTCPDCATASTRP
- a CDS encoding helix-turn-helix domain-containing protein — its product is MHAVSGERPGDTHTGPGQGVGRDTAAAHQRLARELCRLRAASSKSLKELEPELHVSDSSLSRYLSGRAVPPWTVVARLARLVGREPGGSCDGFPTLEAAGQTPVQGVTPARPQGDDHEPTVTLVTGAVDGRPSIWAEITGAQAGDRVWIDWSDTEGVSHTRCGPFGVTPPDGVSRAAEVVAGRWFRACGDTPRAVAGSPRNACTDWDPVVSRRSPPG
- a CDS encoding GNAT family N-acetyltransferase; this translates as MQFDSESAEAEFMYQYALAAPETLGVSARRLAGGVVMHMRNDPMSYWSKALGFDQDVTPGLLDEILGFYAGCGATSAVLQFTPGLLPGGFAAEAAARGITAGTTWAKLGCEVSEVLPAGSTGLRVGRVAPEQAGEWGETVLRAFGVPGTPLSQMVAGAVSAPGFQAFAAWDGDVMVAGGGLLVHGEVGSLHTGATLPEHRGRGAQSALIAARAEAARRAGCRWLTSETGVPEPGRGNSSLNNLRRAGLRVLYERPNWRWNA
- a CDS encoding organic hydroperoxide resistance protein is translated as MPSIYTAVATATGDGRNGHAQSSDGILDLDLATPKEMGGAGGATNPEQLFAAGYAACFHSALKLVAGKKKIQLVDSAVTAEVGIGPNDAGGFALEVSLHVELGGLDQATADELVEAAHQVCPYSNATRGNVPVTLEATVG